A genomic stretch from Bacillus sp. E(2018) includes:
- the pdhA gene encoding pyruvate dehydrogenase (acetyl-transferring) E1 component subunit alpha: protein MEKLFPKMQIINENGEWNDETYRGEITEELTKELYTKMLRSRLFDRKGVNLQRQGRIGTYVPFEGQEASQIGSAMAMGEGDWMFPTYRDHAATMTFGHSLKTLFLYWKGRQEGCIPPEGKNIFPPAVPIASQLLHATGAAWAEKLKGTDRASIVYFGDGATSEGDFHEGLNFASVFNAPVVFFNQNNGFAISVPIEKQMKSKTIAQKAVAYEMEGVRLDGNDVFAVYFHTRTAVERARKGEGPTLIEAVTWRYGAHTTADDPSKYRNQEESVNRRETTDPILRLERFMKNENMWDEKWAADLQESLTLEIEAAVKEMEEIQAPHYNDVFDHVFAENPWPIESQKEAYAHSRGDR from the coding sequence TGATGAAACATACCGCGGTGAGATCACAGAGGAACTAACGAAAGAGCTTTACACAAAGATGCTTCGTTCCAGACTTTTTGATCGTAAAGGGGTAAACCTGCAGCGTCAAGGACGAATCGGTACGTACGTTCCTTTTGAAGGGCAAGAAGCATCCCAGATCGGAAGCGCAATGGCAATGGGTGAAGGCGATTGGATGTTCCCGACTTATCGAGATCACGCGGCAACGATGACATTTGGTCATTCTCTAAAAACGCTTTTTCTTTACTGGAAAGGCCGCCAAGAAGGATGTATCCCTCCGGAAGGAAAGAATATTTTCCCTCCAGCAGTTCCGATCGCATCACAGCTTCTTCATGCAACAGGTGCAGCTTGGGCTGAAAAGTTAAAAGGTACAGATCGTGCTTCTATCGTTTACTTTGGAGATGGAGCTACATCAGAAGGTGATTTTCACGAAGGCTTAAACTTTGCGAGCGTATTCAATGCTCCTGTAGTTTTCTTTAATCAAAATAACGGATTCGCCATTTCTGTACCGATTGAAAAACAGATGAAAAGTAAAACGATCGCTCAAAAAGCAGTAGCGTATGAGATGGAAGGCGTTCGATTAGATGGAAATGATGTATTCGCCGTCTATTTCCACACACGTACAGCAGTCGAGCGCGCAAGAAAAGGAGAAGGACCAACGTTGATTGAAGCTGTAACGTGGCGTTATGGAGCTCATACAACAGCAGATGATCCTTCCAAATATCGAAACCAAGAAGAGTCTGTAAATCGCCGCGAAACGACAGATCCGATTCTTAGACTTGAGCGATTTATGAAGAACGAAAACATGTGGGATGAGAAATGGGCAGCTGACCTTCAAGAATCACTAACGCTTGAGATCGAAGCAGCAGTGAAAGAGATGGAAGAAATACAAGCACCGCATTATAATGACGTGTTTGATCATGTGTTTGCAGAGAATCCTTGGCCGATCGAAAGCCAAAAAGAAGCATACGCTCATTCAAGAGGTGATCGCTAA